Part of the Legionella cardiaca genome, ATTGAAATTTTCCAAGCGGGAATTAACAGAGCCTGATTGTGGATTAAGCTTATTAAGTAATTCGGCTTTTAATTGGGTTCTTGCTGTTGTAATTGCCTTTAATTTTTCTTGCCAAGCGAATAATAAGGCTTCTTCTGCACTGTATTTAAGCATCAGAATATAAATAGGTTAAATTTTATTCATTAATAATAACTCAAATTGAATGGAGCAAATGTTAAGTTATTGTAAGGTTTTGCATCAAAATTTTTAAAATGGGTTAGGACGCATGAGAGATTTTTAAAATTTCTGGATTTGAGATAATTATTTCTTGTTATTCTTTTTTAATTCAGGCAAGTTATAAGAAAGGTAATAATTTCTAGCAATTTGCTAATCATAGGACACATTGTAAAAAATATTAAATGACTTAATAAAGCCTTAATTTTTGTTTGTTATGCTTTGTAGTAAGAACTGTCGTAGGAGGCTGTCGATGACAAATAGCACAAACTATATGTTGGAAAAAATGAATGGGGAAAAAGTATCTGCTAAAAATACAGAAACTAACCCTGTGCTTAAAGCCTCGGAAGAAGTTAATACTCCTGATAAGGAACTTTCATTACCAAATTTATTAGCTAAGTGTTTAACTCGAAAAGATTCATTCGATCATAGACCTTAACTATCTTTTATAACTCCTTTTTCAGCCGTTGATTTACTGCTTGAATTCTCATTGATGAACGATATACTGTTAATATATCAGTCAAGTAGTTTGAGGTTTGTATGGCGGCTGGCGGTTTTGCTGAAACAGCTCACTGGCGGGACTCAGCAAGAAGTGCTCGTTTCTTCATGGTCGATGCAAGAGCAGCATTCCCCATCTTTCTTTTTTTAATGCATATTAGAGTTTGGACCGGTATTTTAGTTATCGTCTCTGCGATATTTTTTGGTATTCTCGAACATTACGGGTTTACTGTTCCTGTTTTTTTGCGGTGGCTAAGACAATCGCTAGCTGGCTCTATTAAAAGTTCACAACCGTGGTGGCGATAAATGGAAACGGATATACGTAAAAGTATGGCATTGATTGCCGCAAGCATGAATGCTAAATTTTATCTAAATGATCGATTTGTAAGCTTTGACGAAGTCTTTTCAGAGACAGGTTTGCTGCCAGCAATTGCTCGTAGGGCTGATCAATTATGCTCGCTTTGCCTGGGATATGGTTTAGGCGTTACCTTTGATGAGGCGGAGAATGCTTTATTAGGAATACGTGTTGTTTTTGATGAAGTGACACCTAACGCTTTGCGTTTACTTTGCATGACTGATGTGTTGAATGAATTAATACAGGGCGGTCCAAGCCGGGATTATACGCCACTGGATGAGCTAATGTATGACTAGGATGTGTGTGTAAGAATTGTTTATAAATTATAAATTTAATTGTAAAGAAAGTGAAAGTTTAGAGTTTCTTAAGTTTGCCTTAAGGAAGTAGATGCTAATCTAAACTGAATCAAGTAGTAGGAGTATCGTATAATGACAAGAAGTAACGATGATAGTAACAAAGCGACAATGGCTGGTTTATTACGTAGCCATGGTGTTCTTGCTACTAATACTTCTGTACAAAAAGAAACTACTTCTTCAGTTTCTCCAGCCGATGATTTTCTTACTGTAGTACAAACAGTCGTTTCTTCTCCTCTCTCACAAAAGGTAAGTGGACCAGTTGATAAAATATGTAGTATTAATCCAAACTCCACGAATACTGCTGCTAAGGTAGCTGTGGATACCTGTACGCAAAAAGTAAAAACAATTTTGAATAATATGCAGAAAGCCAAAGTTACAGAGGTAGAAGCTGGACAACAAGAATCAGAATACTCTTCAAGTTTCAAACTCGGAAGTTAATGGAATATTCAGCGTTTTCGCTGAATGCTGTTATAATGTACATATTCATTTCTTTTAATTAAGAGGCGCAACTAGCGCCTAAATTAGCTTCCACATGAAAGATAAATCAACCGAAGAACAAGCTCAAGCAATCCTCAAGGCGTTAGATGAAGCAATCGAACAAGGGCCATGGGAAGAATCAAATTTCTTGCGAGTAATTGGTAAAAATTTGCGTGAAATACGCCAAAATTTTGCGAATTACTTAGGCAATGATTCAAGCGCGGATAAAATTAAAACCGAAGCTAAAGGAGTTAATCGTAAAGTTCAGCGTGAGGGAGAACAAGAAGTATTTATTGGTCTTTACTCAACAGAAGGTAACAGTATACAAGCATGGGAACGTATATTAGCGAATTTGCCACGGCAAATGATTTCTAGACCTATTTATATTAACGAACAGGATGTTAGAAATTTAATTAAGTCAAAAGAAAAGAAAATTAACGAGGCTTATCTTGCTATTTATATTAATCAAGGCGATATCCTGCAAATGCCACCCGATAAAGCACTCACTGATCGATTTGGCAGGCCGTTATTGGCACTTAAAGATAAAACTTTAAATTTGGATAATGTTATTCGTTTCGTGCATTTATCAGGTACTTATCACTACGTCAAAGGGCGTTTGGTAAAAAATCTCGCTGCAGAATAGCTGAGGTAGTCGCACCATACTTAAAGTGGGTATATACTTCTTTTAACCGATATTTTTTTGATAAAACGGATGGCTCAACAATCACAGCAACAAGGTGGCGGCGGCGATAACTCGATGGCACCCGTATGGATCATGGTGCTATTGTTTTTTACGCTTTTCTTCATTTGGAAGCTAGGACACCAATATATAGTTTCTTTTGTTTTTTACCTTAACGTTTTGCAAGCAAAAGCAATTAGTTTTTTTGTTAGTGACGCCCAACTTGAGAATGATATTTATTTGATGCAAACCATTGATCCTGCTGCAGTGCAGTGGGATCAATTCGTTAATTTAACAAAAAGTG contains:
- the icmT gene encoding IcmT/TraK family protein, giving the protein MAAGGFAETAHWRDSARSARFFMVDARAAFPIFLFLMHIRVWTGILVIVSAIFFGILEHYGFTVPVFLRWLRQSLAGSIKSSQPWWR
- the icmQ gene encoding Dot/Icm secretion system protein IcmQ, whose translation is MKDKSTEEQAQAILKALDEAIEQGPWEESNFLRVIGKNLREIRQNFANYLGNDSSADKIKTEAKGVNRKVQREGEQEVFIGLYSTEGNSIQAWERILANLPRQMISRPIYINEQDVRNLIKSKEKKINEAYLAIYINQGDILQMPPDKALTDRFGRPLLALKDKTLNLDNVIRFVHLSGTYHYVKGRLVKNLAAE
- a CDS encoding type IV secretion IcmS family protein, giving the protein METDIRKSMALIAASMNAKFYLNDRFVSFDEVFSETGLLPAIARRADQLCSLCLGYGLGVTFDEAENALLGIRVVFDEVTPNALRLLCMTDVLNELIQGGPSRDYTPLDELMYD